Proteins encoded within one genomic window of Streptomyces profundus:
- a CDS encoding CU044_5270 family protein: MRHEDTPEREELARLLPSPGNPVLSPDRQRVLEEHLMNEAQTPEPRQAPVRSRRRLALIGVPVAMAVAAGALVVGLRGGDDAPGDAPPVAREQPAPNAELEETIGQIVSAAHAAEPQVPEADQFIYTHSQVQFIQASEDGETNEPTAELSPLRSREIWLSPDGSQGWLIEPDAPGMEEEGVELGDEEGLGDSLSSPSYDFLSTLPTDPDALLELIYEDGLGEGDSPEERAFSTIGTLLRENLLPPGLSAGLYEAAGQIPGVMVVDDATDATGNEGIAVALESETYAERIEWVFDQETYAYLGERIVALEGNGAEPGTLLGWTGVVEQTIVDELRQRPGDATNETA, translated from the coding sequence ATGAGGCACGAGGACACCCCCGAGCGCGAGGAGTTGGCGCGCCTGCTCCCCTCGCCCGGGAACCCGGTGCTGTCTCCCGACCGTCAACGCGTCCTTGAGGAGCACCTGATGAACGAGGCACAGACCCCTGAACCCCGCCAGGCGCCGGTTCGGTCCCGCCGGAGGCTGGCCCTGATCGGCGTGCCCGTGGCGATGGCGGTGGCCGCCGGCGCCCTGGTCGTCGGCCTGCGGGGCGGCGACGACGCGCCGGGCGACGCGCCGCCGGTGGCGCGGGAGCAGCCGGCGCCGAACGCCGAACTGGAGGAGACCATCGGGCAGATCGTCTCCGCGGCCCACGCGGCGGAGCCCCAGGTCCCCGAGGCCGACCAGTTCATCTACACCCACTCCCAGGTCCAGTTCATCCAGGCCTCGGAGGACGGGGAGACCAACGAGCCGACGGCGGAGCTGTCGCCGCTGCGCTCCCGCGAGATCTGGCTCTCGCCGGACGGGTCCCAGGGCTGGCTGATCGAGCCGGACGCGCCGGGGATGGAGGAGGAGGGCGTCGAGCTCGGTGATGAGGAGGGGCTCGGCGACAGCCTGTCCAGCCCCTCCTACGACTTCCTGAGCACCCTGCCGACCGACCCGGACGCGCTGCTGGAGTTGATCTACGAGGACGGACTGGGTGAGGGCGACTCCCCCGAGGAGCGCGCGTTCAGCACCATCGGCACCCTGCTGCGGGAGAACCTGCTGCCGCCCGGACTGAGCGCCGGCCTGTACGAGGCCGCCGGCCAGATCCCCGGGGTGATGGTGGTCGACGACGCCACCGACGCGACGGGCAACGAGGGCATCGCCGTCGCCCTGGAGAGCGAGACCTACGCCGAGCGCATCGAGTGGGTCTTCGACCAGGAGACCTACGCCTATCTCGGTGAGCGCATCGTGGCCCTGGAGGGCAACGGCGCCGAGCCCGGCACGCTCCTCGGCTGGACGGGCGTCGTCGAGCAGACCATCGTCGACGAACTGCGCCAGCGCCCGGGCGACGCGACGAACGAGACCGCGTAA
- a CDS encoding Rieske 2Fe-2S domain-containing protein translates to MAVSQDSLFKRSQVFSGLLRGLMAGPRRPGPALSAMDRIEGSRRADPLIPPLRDAVHTMPAGLRDALHGTWLGHPAHPAMVQIPLGTWMSAAVLDLLPGRRRAADLLIAVGLSAAAPAALSGWADWAELRKPQMRVGLLHAASNTAAVAMYAASLSARLRGRRAVGRGWSYAGLATVSLGGALGGHLAYRQAAGVNHTDQVAAALDPGWHPLGALDDFPVGTRVTATVRDVPVLVFRETADTVRVLAEQCGHDGGPLSEGEIADGCVRCPWHGSTFRLTDGWNVTGPATAPQPAFETRVVDGRVEVRLPAADKET, encoded by the coding sequence ATGGCCGTCTCGCAGGATTCACTGTTCAAACGTTCCCAGGTGTTCAGCGGGTTGCTCCGCGGTCTGATGGCCGGCCCCCGGCGTCCGGGCCCGGCGCTGTCCGCCATGGACCGGATCGAGGGCTCGCGCCGCGCCGACCCGCTGATCCCCCCGCTGCGCGACGCGGTGCACACGATGCCGGCCGGACTCAGGGACGCCCTGCACGGCACCTGGCTGGGTCACCCCGCGCATCCCGCCATGGTCCAGATCCCGCTCGGCACCTGGATGTCGGCGGCCGTCCTCGATCTGCTGCCGGGACGCCGGCGCGCCGCCGATCTGCTGATCGCCGTGGGGCTGAGCGCGGCGGCCCCGGCCGCGCTCAGCGGCTGGGCCGACTGGGCGGAGCTGCGCAAACCCCAGATGCGCGTCGGCCTGCTGCACGCCGCGAGCAACACCGCCGCCGTCGCGATGTACGCCGCGTCGCTGTCCGCCCGGCTGCGGGGCCGCCGCGCGGTCGGCCGGGGGTGGAGCTACGCCGGGCTGGCCACCGTCAGCCTGGGCGGCGCCCTCGGCGGGCATCTCGCCTACCGCCAGGCCGCCGGCGTCAACCACACCGACCAGGTCGCCGCCGCGCTGGACCCCGGCTGGCACCCGCTCGGCGCCCTCGACGACTTCCCCGTCGGCACCCGGGTCACCGCCACCGTGCGGGACGTCCCGGTCCTCGTCTTCCGGGAAACGGCCGACACCGTCCGCGTGCTCGCCGAGCAGTGCGGCCATGACGGCGGCCCGCTGTCCGAGGGCGAGATCGCCGACGGCTGTGTGCGGTGCCCGTGGCACGGCAGCACCTTCCGGCTGACCGACGGCTGGAACGTCACCGGGCCGGCGACGGCTCCCCAGCCGGCGTTCGAGACCCGGGTCGTGGACGGGCGGGTCGAGGTCAGGCTGCCCGCCGCGGACAAGGAGACGTGA
- a CDS encoding FHA domain-containing protein — protein MSVRRPPSLARLPYGEGAPPPGTLQARTLAGGIRAAPRAGSTIRFGRGGKPETDLKVGGDDTCVSRRHGELTYSDRSWWLGNTGQRLLRLPRGQLLHTSTEPIPLAPGYTPVFVRGSGYREHLIELYVTDWDDRGQNAKETASTVPPKRWPLDDDERLALIVLGQSYLRYELEPRPLVYRRAVAQLQALRPEFGWTKRRIEERVGAVRRRLHQSGRVPTKLVRDEDDDASDGTLIHNLLRELVDSTTLVPPDLTELDLDLE, from the coding sequence ATGAGCGTCCGTCGTCCCCCGAGCCTGGCCCGTCTCCCCTACGGCGAGGGAGCGCCGCCGCCCGGCACGCTCCAGGCGCGCACCCTCGCCGGCGGCATCAGGGCCGCCCCCAGGGCCGGCAGCACCATCCGCTTCGGTCGCGGCGGCAAGCCCGAGACGGATCTGAAGGTCGGCGGCGACGACACCTGCGTCAGCCGCCGGCATGGCGAACTGACCTACAGCGACCGGAGTTGGTGGCTGGGCAACACCGGCCAGCGGCTCCTGCGGCTGCCGCGCGGCCAACTCCTCCACACCAGCACCGAGCCCATCCCGCTCGCCCCCGGATACACGCCCGTCTTCGTCCGGGGCTCCGGCTACCGCGAACACCTCATCGAGCTGTATGTCACGGACTGGGACGACCGGGGCCAGAACGCCAAGGAGACCGCCAGCACCGTGCCGCCGAAGCGGTGGCCGCTCGACGACGACGAACGACTCGCGCTGATCGTGCTCGGCCAGAGCTACCTGCGCTACGAGCTGGAGCCCCGACCGTTGGTCTACCGCCGGGCGGTCGCCCAACTCCAGGCGCTGCGCCCCGAGTTCGGCTGGACCAAGCGCAGGATCGAGGAGCGGGTCGGGGCGGTGCGCAGACGGCTGCACCAGAGCGGTCGCGTGCCGACGAAGCTGGTGCGCGACGAGGACGACGACGCGAGCGACGGCACCCTGATCCACAACCTGCTGCGGGAGCTGGTGGACTCCACCACCCTCGTCCCCCCCGACCTCACCGAGCTGGACCTCGACCTCGAATGA
- a CDS encoding serine/threonine-protein kinase, producing the protein MRPGDEFAGRYVLKEIIGTGRNGDVWLAHDTLVEEDIALKPERIDGARATSLGQLLGESRALAKFRDHPHVVTLLDIVTRNGDGDGDGDGAYWFIMEYVPGGGLDGRPTMPPDQAARVGAQLADALAALHESGLVHCDVKPANVGLSRRGAAKLLDFGAAYRFRGTETVTVNGPSSFTPDYAAPELVRGNIPRPAADVFGLAATLHALVTGSPPRGGEPEADDAIDPVEGDDAELLRYWRAEQGVVSMSPEAVGPLYPVLTAMLRRDPRQRPDAAEAGRLLAAVADGAGDAPPAAPAERPRRRWPLLAGVLGVALLALGIVTLADNGGAGGDATGAGGRPTDAAPGDEPRSLIGEPGSADLCALVDLDALDRRGAVKVDWDFGNFDTCEVIVRPDEETRFDVSVTLRPGSPPESSELTRTIEAVGVMDEPAQSDECALTLLPPHMESDGIVLGVRVNLEDGPVAGGNATLCSVADAVANGVASVLNEGPVPRRATPFPDSSLVWADACALLDQDALSVVPGLDVDDPEAGVESWDCEWSGDTDRLETEVSFHRDQPKNAPEERRLRLSGYDAFVTPEGNGEETCTVFVEYRRYGGQNAETYAEMVRLYVGGRRPMDELCAMASDLAASAAAELPPAPTG; encoded by the coding sequence GTGCGTCCGGGAGACGAGTTCGCTGGCCGTTATGTCCTCAAGGAGATCATCGGCACCGGCCGGAACGGGGATGTGTGGCTGGCCCACGACACCCTGGTCGAGGAGGACATCGCGCTGAAGCCGGAGCGGATCGACGGCGCCCGCGCGACCAGCCTGGGGCAACTGCTGGGCGAGTCACGCGCGCTGGCGAAGTTCCGCGACCACCCGCATGTCGTCACCCTGTTGGACATCGTGACCCGGAACGGGGACGGGGACGGGGACGGGGACGGCGCGTACTGGTTCATCATGGAGTACGTGCCCGGCGGCGGCCTGGACGGCCGGCCGACGATGCCGCCCGACCAGGCGGCCCGGGTGGGCGCCCAACTCGCCGACGCGCTCGCCGCGTTGCACGAGTCGGGCCTCGTCCACTGCGACGTCAAACCGGCCAACGTCGGGCTCAGCCGACGCGGCGCGGCGAAGTTGCTCGACTTCGGCGCCGCCTACCGCTTCCGGGGCACCGAGACCGTCACGGTCAACGGCCCCTCCAGTTTCACGCCCGACTACGCCGCCCCCGAGCTGGTCAGGGGAAACATCCCCCGGCCGGCCGCCGACGTGTTCGGCCTGGCCGCCACCCTCCACGCGCTGGTCACCGGTTCGCCGCCGCGCGGCGGCGAACCCGAGGCGGACGACGCGATCGATCCGGTCGAGGGGGACGACGCCGAACTGCTGCGGTACTGGCGGGCGGAGCAGGGCGTCGTCTCGATGTCCCCCGAGGCCGTGGGCCCGCTGTACCCCGTGCTCACCGCCATGCTCCGACGGGATCCCCGGCAGCGCCCCGACGCCGCCGAGGCCGGACGGCTGTTGGCGGCCGTCGCGGACGGAGCCGGGGATGCCCCACCGGCCGCGCCCGCCGAACGCCCGCGCCGACGCTGGCCGTTACTCGCCGGAGTCCTCGGCGTCGCCCTGCTGGCCCTCGGCATCGTGACCCTCGCCGACAACGGGGGCGCCGGCGGCGACGCGACCGGCGCCGGGGGCCGGCCCACGGACGCCGCGCCGGGCGACGAGCCCCGTTCCCTGATCGGCGAGCCGGGCAGCGCCGACCTCTGCGCCCTCGTCGACCTCGACGCGCTCGACCGGCGCGGCGCCGTCAAGGTGGACTGGGACTTCGGGAACTTCGACACCTGCGAGGTGATCGTCCGCCCGGACGAGGAGACCCGCTTCGACGTGTCGGTCACCCTCCGCCCCGGCTCGCCGCCCGAGAGCTCCGAACTCACCCGAACCATCGAGGCGGTGGGCGTCATGGACGAGCCGGCCCAGAGCGACGAGTGCGCGTTGACGCTGCTGCCACCCCATATGGAGAGCGACGGCATCGTGCTCGGGGTGCGCGTCAACCTGGAGGACGGCCCGGTGGCCGGCGGCAACGCCACGCTGTGCTCGGTCGCCGACGCGGTCGCCAACGGCGTCGCCTCGGTCCTGAACGAGGGGCCCGTCCCCCGTCGCGCCACGCCCTTCCCCGACTCCTCACTGGTCTGGGCGGACGCCTGCGCGCTGCTCGACCAGGACGCGCTCTCGGTCGTTCCCGGCCTCGACGTGGACGATCCCGAGGCCGGGGTCGAGAGCTGGGACTGCGAGTGGTCCGGCGACACCGACCGGCTGGAGACCGAGGTGTCCTTCCACCGGGACCAGCCCAAGAACGCCCCGGAGGAGAGGCGGCTGCGGCTGAGCGGCTACGACGCGTTCGTCACGCCCGAGGGCAACGGCGAGGAGACCTGCACGGTCTTCGTCGAGTACCGCAGGTACGGCGGCCAGAACGCCGAGACCTACGCCGAGATGGTGCGCCTGTACGTCGGGGGGCGGCGGCCCATGGACGAGCTCTGCGCGATGGCCTCCGACCTCGCCGCCTCCGCCGCCGCCGAACTCCCCCCGGCGCCCACGGGCTGA
- a CDS encoding PP2C family protein-serine/threonine phosphatase has product MVNASEIDYGAVFQALPNAVALFTTDLVYADANAAFLRSMGRTRDEVVGRGLADAFADNPEAPAVAGSRMLRESLRRVAETGRRDAMAVHRYDVERQDRPGVWEERYWSPVNVPVLGPDGRVALLLHLESDITELIRTRDGSGGEDRATVLEAELRARARELQAVNERLRQAHAHEREVAQSLQEAMLPVLGPLRHHRAAVRYRPAAGDLDVCGDWYDLVDLPGDRVAVAVGDVVGQGLAAAGVMGQLRSALSAASRVADGPAEALEVLGLYARSVDGAESTTAVSSLIDRAGHTIAYSSAGHPPPALLHADGTVDFLDRATDPPLGARPEHVRRPQAEIPFTEGATLVLYTDGLIERRHEDIDAGLARLAGSLTRHRDAGPEPLADALLADLIPPAGATDDTALVVLPL; this is encoded by the coding sequence ATCGTGAACGCATCCGAGATCGACTACGGGGCCGTCTTCCAGGCGCTGCCGAACGCGGTGGCCCTGTTCACCACGGACCTGGTGTACGCGGACGCCAACGCGGCGTTCCTGAGGAGCATGGGGCGCACCCGTGACGAGGTGGTGGGCCGCGGCCTGGCGGACGCCTTCGCCGACAACCCCGAGGCCCCCGCCGTGGCCGGCAGCCGCATGCTGCGGGAGTCGCTGCGGCGGGTGGCCGAAACCGGGCGGCGCGACGCCATGGCGGTGCACCGCTACGACGTGGAGCGCCAGGACCGGCCAGGGGTGTGGGAGGAGCGGTACTGGAGCCCGGTCAACGTCCCCGTCCTCGGCCCGGACGGACGGGTGGCGCTGCTGCTGCACCTGGAGTCGGACATCACCGAGCTGATCCGCACCCGCGACGGCTCGGGCGGCGAGGACCGGGCGACGGTGCTGGAGGCCGAACTGCGCGCTCGGGCCCGGGAACTACAGGCGGTCAACGAACGGCTGCGCCAGGCCCACGCCCACGAACGCGAGGTCGCCCAGAGTCTGCAAGAGGCGATGCTGCCGGTCCTCGGGCCCCTGCGGCACCACCGCGCGGCGGTGCGCTACCGCCCGGCCGCCGGCGACCTCGACGTGTGCGGGGACTGGTACGACCTGGTCGACCTGCCCGGCGACCGCGTCGCGGTGGCCGTCGGCGACGTCGTCGGCCAGGGCCTGGCCGCCGCCGGCGTCATGGGCCAGCTGCGCAGCGCGCTCAGCGCCGCCTCCCGCGTCGCGGACGGTCCCGCCGAGGCGCTGGAGGTCCTCGGCCTGTACGCCCGCTCGGTCGACGGCGCCGAGTCGACCACCGCGGTCTCGTCCCTCATCGACCGCGCGGGGCACACCATCGCCTACAGCAGCGCCGGCCATCCCCCGCCGGCCCTGCTGCACGCCGACGGCACCGTGGACTTCCTCGACCGGGCCACCGATCCCCCGCTCGGCGCCCGCCCCGAACACGTCCGCCGTCCCCAGGCCGAGATCCCGTTCACCGAGGGGGCCACCCTGGTGCTGTACACCGACGGGCTGATCGAACGCCGCCACGAGGACATCGACGCCGGCCTGGCCCGGCTCGCCGGCTCCCTCACCCGCCACCGGGACGCCGGCCCCGAACCGCTCGCCGACGCGCTCCTGGCCGATCTGATCCCACCGGCCGGTGCCACCGACGACACCGCCCTGGTCGTCCTTCCCCTGTGA
- a CDS encoding RNA polymerase sigma factor, with amino-acid sequence MHARVRAGDPDAFRELFQSYAGLVYGYAARATGDPSLAEDVVSLCFLEAWRLRERLRDEGDTPRPWLMGIAVNVLRNTSRAKRRHEQAMARLPAPPVAPDFSDELVGRLADAEQLAAVKRALDRLTKGERQTFMLHVWSGLSYEETAQALGIRVGTVRSRLSRARTRLRRLAAEELRKDNAEPSRRRGQVQGDRRQLAVRSIEERTR; translated from the coding sequence ATGCACGCCCGGGTACGGGCAGGCGATCCGGACGCGTTCAGGGAGTTGTTCCAGTCCTACGCGGGGCTGGTCTACGGCTATGCGGCACGAGCGACAGGTGATCCGAGTCTGGCCGAGGATGTCGTTTCGCTGTGCTTCCTGGAGGCATGGCGGCTGCGCGAACGGCTGCGGGACGAGGGGGACACGCCTCGTCCATGGCTGATGGGCATCGCGGTCAACGTGCTGCGCAACACCTCCAGGGCCAAGCGCCGCCACGAGCAGGCGATGGCCAGGCTTCCCGCACCCCCCGTGGCGCCGGACTTCTCCGACGAACTGGTCGGACGCCTCGCCGACGCGGAACAACTCGCCGCGGTCAAGCGCGCGTTGGATCGGCTGACCAAGGGCGAGCGGCAGACGTTCATGCTGCACGTCTGGTCGGGTCTGAGCTATGAGGAGACCGCGCAGGCACTCGGGATACGCGTCGGGACCGTGCGGTCCCGCCTGTCCCGGGCCAGGACGCGACTGCGCCGGCTCGCGGCCGAGGAACTGCGGAAGGACAACGCGGAACCCTCTCGGCGGCGCGGACAAGTACAGGGTGACCGCCGGCAGCTGGCGGTCCGGTCGATCGAGGAGAGAACCCGATGA
- a CDS encoding RHS domain-containing protein: MSGGRVGHVLSQAERRVDSLSGAEVDSRFFAVVTDHVGAPAELVDGNGDIAWRARATGSRGGEVGIGSGGRLPTVTGCSTPSARVEGGPT, translated from the coding sequence GTGAGTGGTGGCAGGGTCGGGCATGTTCTGAGTCAGGCCGAACGTCGGGTCGACTCCCTCTCCGGGGCCGAGGTCGACAGCCGGTTCTTCGCCGTCGTCACCGACCATGTCGGAGCGCCCGCCGAACTCGTCGACGGGAACGGCGACATAGCCTGGCGCGCCCGCGCCACGGGGTCGCGGGGCGGCGAAGTTGGGATCGGTAGTGGGGGGCGGCTTCCTACGGTGACGGGGTGCTCAACCCCGAGCGCCCGTGTCGAAGGAGGACCCACGTGA
- a CDS encoding putative T7SS-secreted protein, with translation MSWSLPAAPSPEQEADYPALGFVPCPGDEPTATGIAQDVRQTATTLSDIVFLLSGTAGPGQWRGRSAEAFRESFDDDFRPKVEAARDSFAVAASALEDWSRYMPGAQNRARNLEIEAREAANRGGRSALPHTGEPVRGDAGRGARGSHGPVPSAGG, from the coding sequence ATGAGTTGGTCCTTACCAGCGGCTCCCTCGCCCGAGCAGGAGGCGGACTATCCGGCCCTGGGCTTCGTCCCCTGTCCTGGCGATGAGCCCACCGCCACGGGGATCGCTCAGGACGTGCGACAGACCGCCACCACCCTGAGCGACATCGTGTTCCTGCTCAGCGGAACCGCCGGCCCCGGACAGTGGCGCGGGCGGTCCGCCGAGGCGTTTCGCGAGAGCTTCGACGACGACTTCCGACCCAAGGTCGAAGCGGCGCGCGATTCCTTCGCCGTCGCTGCCTCAGCGTTGGAGGACTGGTCACGCTATATGCCGGGGGCACAGAACCGTGCCAGAAACCTGGAGATCGAGGCCCGCGAGGCCGCAAACCGCGGTGGACGCTCTGCCCTCCCCCACACCGGTGAACCCGTTCGAGGAGATGCCGGAAGAGGAGCGCGAGGAAGCCATGGCCCGGTTCCGTCGGCAGGAGGTTGA